The Argentina anserina chromosome 3, drPotAnse1.1, whole genome shotgun sequence genome includes a region encoding these proteins:
- the LOC126788993 gene encoding probable methyltransferase At1g27930 has protein sequence MKYRNIRTSEKTGLLAAVLVFFIGAALFISSLTENGNSFICSLPIFGKDDHTPTPVELQAILHYATSRTTPQQSKNEISLCFEVLKSRAPCNFLVFGLGHDSLMWASFNPRGTTLFLEEDPKCVKKVLKDAPQLRAVPVSYRTQLKQADDLLMSYKSDATCMSSDAVLRGNKQCRLALSNLPDEVYEREWDLIMIDGPQGWFAEAPGRMGVIFSAAVMARRRQGPGSTHVFLHDVDRKVEKAFAEEFLCRKYLVNAVGRLWHFVIPSSVDVSDTNNASFC, from the coding sequence ATGAAGTATCGGAATATTCGAACGTCGGAGAAGACAGGCCTGCTAGCTGcagttttggttttcttcatCGGTGCTGCTCTGTTCATCTCCAGCCTCaccgaaaatggaaactcaTTCATTTGCTCTTTACCCATTTTTGGCAAGGACGATCACACCCCCACACCGGTTGAACTACAGGCGATTCTCCATTACGCCACATCCCGAACAACACCGCAACAATCCAAGAATGAGATCAGCCTCTGCTTCGAGGTCTTGAAATCACGAGCTCCCTGCAACTTCCTTGTATTTGGTCTCGGCCACGACTCACTGATGTGGGCTTCATTCAACCCACGAGGCACGACATTGTTCCTCGAGGAGGACCCTAAGTGTGTCAAAAAAGTCTTGAAGGATGCTCCGCAGCTGCGTGCCGTGCCCGTGAGCTACCGCACGCAGCTGAAGCAGGCGGACGATTTGCTCATGTCGTATAAATCCGACGCAACGTGCATGTCCTCCGACGCAGTGCTGCGTGGCAACAAACAATGCAGGTTGGCATTGAGCAACCTACCGGACGAGGTGTATGAGAGGGAGTGGGACTTGATCATGATCGATGGGCCTCAGGGTTGGTTTGCGGAGGCGCCTGGTCGGATGGGGGTTATATTCTCGGCGGCGGTCATGGCCAGGAGAAGGCAAGGGCCGGGATCAACGCACGTGTTCTTGCATGATGTTGATCGAAAGGTGGAGAAGGCTTTTGCAGAGGAGTTTCTATGCCGTAAGTACCTTGTGAACGCCGTGGGGAGGCTCTGGCATTTTGTGATTCCGTCCTCCGTTGATGTCAGCGATACAAACAATGCAAGTTTTTGCTAA
- the LOC126787181 gene encoding increased DNA methylation 1-like — MKNKNKKRDAASPPLFVKPQLCPEAIHQWANTVGKISLSDLTEKARGHLSALGWKFWYKHKSNDKMELRYQSPTGKVFYSLRTACKACVEEAQEANKGLPTLNPKAAPPIVDDGDDLKVASSPGKPRRPPKRKKLEEPGRSSKPKRGKVLADLKRLRDEKKRSRSNGDVEMRSSDDKNHDECSVCCYGGELILCDRCPSAYHIGCVGLGEVGDGDWFCPSCCCGVCGVGILEDHVVCEQCRQRCHIGCVGELREAKVGVDGKLFCSWKCEDVYLGVDNILGKVIVVGEDNLTWTLLKSASAYDVDNLTKNCRQHKLAVEVMLECFEPSVDPCTKSDVAHDVIFIRQKRFRGFYTAVLERNEEVISAATVRVYSKLGEVPLVGTKFKHRRLGMCRILMSELEKQLRKLGVEKLVLPSAQNSLEAWTRLGFSKMTTDETLSLLKYKLWNFQDTIMCHKLLKQPTISTESEWSPAVDISTVTQVPENDATEEACTIDIDYDFLFEDDCKFSQWYKSGSKKIVAL; from the coding sequence atgaagaacaagaacaagaagcgCGACGCCGCCTCTCCTCCTCTGTTCGTCAAACCCCAACTCTGCCCGGAAGCAATTCACCAATGGGCCAACACCGTCGGCAAGATCAGCCTCTCTGATCTGACCGAAAAGGCCAGAGGCCACCTCTCCGCATTGGGTTGGAAGTTCTGGTACAAGCACAAGTCCAACGACAAGATGGAGTTGCGCTACCAATCCCCCACCGGAAAAGTCTTCTACTCTCTTCGGACGGCCTGCAAGGCCTGCGTTGAAGAAGCCCAAGAAGCCAACAAAGGATTGCCGACCCTAAACCCTAAGGCCGCCCCGCCTATTGTTGATGACGGCGACGACTTGAAAGTAGCGTCTTCTCCTGGTAAGCCTAGGAGACCACCAAAGAGGAAGAAGTTAGAAGAGCCGGGTCGGAGTTCGAAGCCGAAAAGGGGCAAGGTTCTTGCGGATTTGAAGAGATTGAGAgatgagaagaagaggagtAGGAGTAATGGGGATGTTGAGATGAGGTCTAGTGATGACAAGAACCACGATGAGTGCAGTGTGTGTTGTTATGGAGGCGAGTTGATTCTCTGTGATAGGTGTCCCTCTGCTTATCATATAGGGTGTGTTGGTTTGGGTGAGGTGGGAGATGGGGATTGGTTCTGTCCTTCTTGCTGCTGCGGGGTTTGCGGTGTCGGAATATTGGAGGATCATGTTGTGTGTGAGCAATGCAGGCAGAGGTGTCATATTGGGTGTGTGGGAGAGTTAAGGGAAGCTAAGGTGGGTGTGGATGGGAAGCTGTTTTGTAGTTGGAAATGTGAAGATGTGTATTTGGGGGTTGATAACATTTTGGGGAAGGTGATTGTGGTTGGTGAGGATAACCTCACTTGGACTTTGCTTAAGTCTGCTTCAGCTTATGATGTGGATAATTTAACCAAGAACTGCAGGCAGCATAAATTGGCTGTGGAGGTGATGCTCGAGTGTTTTGAGCCGAGTGTGGATCCTTGCACGAAGAGTGATGTTGCTCATGATGTGATTTTCATTAGGCAGAAGAGGTTTCGAGGGTTTTACACTGCGGTTTTGGAGAGGAATGAGGAGGTGATTAGTGCTGCTACGGTGAGGGTTTACAGCAAGCTGGGGGAAGTGCCGCTTGTGGGGACTAAGTTTAAGCACAGGAGACTTGGTATGTGTCGGATTTTGATGAGTGAACTAGAGAAACAGCTGAGGAAGTTGGGAGTTGAGAAGCTGGTTTTGCCTTCTGCTCAAAATTCACTGGAGGCTTGGACTAGACTTGGGTTTTCGAAGATGACAACAGACGAGACTTTGAGCTTGCTGAAGTATAAACTGTGGAATTTCCAAGACACTATCATGTGCCATAAGCTATTGAAGCAGCCAACGATTAGTACTGAATCTGAGTGGTCTCCTGCTGTTGATATTTCTACAGTAACGCAAGTCCCGGAAAATGATGCAACTGAAGAGGCATGTACCATAGATATTGATTATGATTTCTTGTTCGAGGATGATTGTAAATTCTCGCAATGGTACAAATCTGGATCAAAAAAGATTGTGGCTCTTTAA